In Lentimicrobiaceae bacterium, the DNA window TATAAAATTATCAGGTTGTTTTTCGGTACCTGTTTATGGCTATCGCCAAGGCAAGAACAGCCAATGTACACAATGCCAGGAATGGCTGAATAATATCCTGAAATTCACTTCCTTTCAACAATACATTTCGCATTATTTTTATGAAATACATTACCGGATTTATCGAATTAATATATTGAGCCCACCATGGCATACTCTCAGCCGGAGTAAATAAACCGCTCATCATGATGAAAACTATCATAAAAAACCATGACAGAAACATGGATTGCTGTTGCGTTTGCGTAATGGTTGACATCACCAAGCCGATACCAGCCATAACTATCAGATAAACTGCGGCTGCACCAAATATCAGCCCTAAGTTACCCACGATGGGAATATTAAACATGAGTTTTGCCAAAAACAGTCCGAATGCTAGTTCGGCAATTGCTAAAAACCAAAACGGGAAGAGCTTTCCGGCAATAAACTGGTATTTCTTGATGGGTGTAACATTAATTTGTTCAATTGTACCGATTTCTTTTTCCCGTACCATATTCATTCCCGATAAAAATAATCCTATTAAGGTAACCAAAATCACCAGAATACCCGGAACCATATAGGTTTGGTAATTTAATTCCGGATTGTACCAGAATGATCTTTCAATTGTTACCGGTGGCTGTACCTGTATTCCGAGAAATGACGATACCACCAGTTCCGAATTGTAATCTCTGGCAATGGA includes these proteins:
- a CDS encoding ABC transporter permease; this encodes MLPIIFVMPLLQLLILAYATTFEIRQIRILLVDADKSTCSHQLIMKYQGSPFYKIVGDSPSYAKAVEALYNRKADQILMIPSGFEKGLKKEGKTKIQIVNDAINGSAAALMNAYTTSIARDYNSELVVSSFLGIQVQPPVTIERSFWYNPELNYQTYMVPGILVILVTLIGLFLSGMNMVREKEIGTIEQINVTPIKKYQFIAGKLFPFWFLAIAELAFGLFLAKLMFNIPIVGNLGLIFGAAAVYLIVMAGIGLVMSTITQTQQQSMFLSWFFMIVFIMMSGLFTPAESMPWWAQYINSINPVMYFIKIMRNVLLKGSEFQDIIQPFLALCTLAVLALAIAINRYRKTT